In Chrysoperla carnea chromosome 2, inChrCarn1.1, whole genome shotgun sequence, the following proteins share a genomic window:
- the LOC123291430 gene encoding piggyBac transposable element-derived protein 3-like translates to LVLLFACYRLNVHEIISILEDDSLTISADIFITPPGNDDLSDEDSGSEDVVEISNLSRRQLLAEAEVRRTVPSSEGVLETVEDIDDINQKGEEEQPSTSQAVEHPAKKARTIFKRKWEQTDITAKPEKEHSTSEFVLNKDNPLEFFEMFFDDEVLELLRSSTEKNAIVKGHVNFRLTIEEVKNFIGILLLSGYNSASRYRLYWDQNIDTHHPGVTSCMTRNRFEELLCFFHACDNSNLPPDDKFGKVRPLWNMMNERWLKFFPGDKHLSIDESMVPYFGKHGTKQHIHGKPIRFGYKIWSLCTRLGYLIYGEPYQGAKTGNTNPNLGVGGSVVTNLISKLPPGDHYSFYTDNFFTSLRLLDEVSQMGHDITGTLRANRVEGAPLKDVKEMKKTARGSFHQITDVLSNTTLVRYNDNNIVTIASTESGVQPIGKESTADMPTLTLLHFFVTISVNKVNMGIFLICKRRH, encoded by the exons CTTGTGCTCTTGTTTGCTTGCTACAGGTTGAAtgttcatgaaattatatcgaTCTTGGAAGACGATAGTCTTACAATTTCTGCTGACATTTTTATCACGCCACCTGGAAATGATGATTTGAGTGATGAAGATAGTGGAAGCGAGGATGTAGTGGAGATTAGTAATCTATCGCGTCGCCAGTTGTTGGCTGAAGCTGAGGTTCGACGTACGGTTCCATCATCAGAAGGAGTTCTAGAAACGGTAGAAGATATTGATGATATAAATCAGAAAGGAGAAGAGGAACAGCCATCCACATCCCAAGCCGTTGAACATCCTGCAAAGAAAGCTAGGACTATATTCAAGAGGAAGTGGGAGCAGACGGATATAACAGCAAAACCTGAGAAGGAACACTCTACATCtgagtttgttttaaataaagacaATCCATTAGAATTTTTTGAGATGTTTTTTGATGACGAAGTATTAGAACTACTGCGTTCTAGTACAGAAAAAAATGCAATTGTCAAAGGACATGTAAACTTCAGGCTCACCATCGAAGAAGTGAAGAATTTTATAGGAATTTTACTGTTGTCTGGTTATAATAGTGCATCACGTTACAGATTATACTGGGATCAGAATATTGATACTCATCACCCTGGAGTTACTTCGTGCATGACCCGTAATCGTTTTGAAGAGcttctttgtttttttcatgCATGTGATAACAGTAATCTACCTCCCGATGACAAATTTGGCAAAGTAAGACCTCTTTGGAATATGATGAATGAACGATGGCTAAAGTTCTTCCCCGGGGATAAACATTTATCTATCGATGAGTCTATGGTGCCTTATTTTGGTAAACACGGAACCAAACAGCACATTCATGGCAAGCCTATACGTTTTGGGTACAAGATTTGGTCACTTTGCACACGATTGGGATATCTTATATATGGTGAACCTTATCAAGGGGCTAAAACCGGCAACACCAATCCAAATCTTGGTGTAGGTGGTTCCGTCGTGACCAATTTGATTTCTAAGCTGCCACCTGGTGATCACTATAGCTTTTATACGGATAACTTTTTTACTTCTTTACGATTACTTGATGAAGTGAGTCAGATGGGTCATGATATCACTGGGACTCTTCGGGCTAATAGAGTTGAAGGTGCGCCGCTGAAAGAtgtaaaagaaatgaaaaagacTGCGAGAGGCTCTTTTCATCAGATTACGGATGTATTATCGAACACGACATTAGTCCGCTACAATGACAATAACATCGTAACTATAGCCTCAACAGAAAGTGGAGTTCAGCCAATTGGAAAG GAATCCACCGCTGATATGCCCACACTAACACTCTTGCATTTCTTTGTCACTATATCCGTTAATAAAGTGAATATGGGCATTTTCTTGATTTGTAAACGCAGacattaa